A region of the Perca flavescens isolate YP-PL-M2 chromosome 15, PFLA_1.0, whole genome shotgun sequence genome:
tatatatatatatatatataaatcccAACTTCACAGCAGAACATGTTTATAGCCTGGTACAAAAACGATTTTAGTCCCTATAGTTAATagtttaaattatattatattaagacTTAAAAGCCAGTAAAGCCGCTTCCTGTTACAATATGTATTTTGGTATAAAACCGGCATTTCAATTTAACCAAGTATCCTGTATCATTAATACATGTCTGGAAAGTGTACAAAACGCTTCAAAATTCAGGGGggaataattattttaattgtggATTAATTAACAATTAAAATTCTTATCTAGTGCATTAGATTAGAAGGCGCCGCTACTCCGTCCCAACATGGCGGCCGCGTCGACGTATCGCTCCAGCAGCGCGGTATGTACGTATGACGACTAGCTACGACCCTCCCTGCCTCTAGACCAAAATAGACAGTTGAGGGCAGTGCAGCTGCGATAAACCAGAAATGGCTTCCACCGGAGTTCTTCCCTTCATTAGGGGGGTAGACCTCAGTGGAAATGACTTCAAAGTAagttttttaaacaatatttgTTGAATTTATATCCATTGCTGTTGAACAACTAATACGtttagctagctaaagctaTTTCAAGTTAGAGGCTCGCGACAATTACTCGTTAAAACAGTAGCTTAGCTAGCTTAACATTACTAGCGTTGGGCGTTAGCCAGTTGTCAGACGTTTGACATGGACAAAgtaacgtagctagctagcagtctGGTTTCTGCCAAAAGCGTCCTGCCAGGCGGTTAATATCTGTTTGGGGTTATGGGTTTGCaaaggtagctaacgttagcattgcTTCGTTATTTTTGTTAGCGCTTAGATTATTCTGGGTAGTTGGGCTCTTGTTTCCAACGTCACGTTAGCGAGCTAAGTTTTTTTAGCTTTACATTTGGATAGCTCTGGCTGTGTGGGTCAGAAGCACAAGTTCCTATTCAGGACATGTCAGCTTTATCAGCGTTTAAGTTAGATACGTATATTGTCAGACAATATTAACTAACGTTTTAGAGTTTGTTGACTCAATGTCGTCATACTTGTGGGTTTCGACACACATTACGAGCTCAGTTTGGGAGACTGGAAAAGCAACCCTGGCAACAGTGACAGCTGACTGAGATCATCTGGCATGTATTTGAACTGACATAACTATTTGTGTAACGTTACTTAACGCTAGCTGTCATGCCAGTATTAAAGTAGTACAGATAAGCTggaaaaataacatatttatttatcaGTTAGTGAAtggctagtctcgctttgccagaccatcctccacacTGAATGGCTGAGCTAATTTCAGCAAGTGTAGGATGACATCATTTCCTCTGCCAAGTTGTGCCCTAGATCATAACGACTGTAACTTTTCAGGTTTCTTATCGTGACTGTAATAtagtgtatgtaatgtaatatagaCTAAACATCACAGCTGGCCAAATGTCTGCAGATACCTTTTGATACATTTTGGCAATGAGGTGGAAATGATGTTGAAGATGTTCGAAGACAGCCTTTTTGCTTTATTTACTGGCCTTGCATTAAATGTCTTCTGCCAGTTCCAGTTAAACAGATCTCCATGTATTATGGGAACACTACATTTAGGGTCTTGTATGTGTCAATATTTCCAGTTCAAATgattttggtaaaaaaaaaaaaagactgcaatGGGTTTTACTGGCAATGTCAGGTGGATTCTATTTGCACCCTCGACCAATTCATCACAATTTAACATTACAAAGACATAGCATTGATAACGTCAATAGCAGTATGACTGATGTCAAAAGTAATTCTgactcctcttcttctttgtctcccatctctctcccctgtctgtCTTTACAGGGTGGGTACTTCCCAGAGCATGTCAAGTGTATGAGCAGTCTGCGATGGCTGAAACTGAACAGGACCGGACTGTGCTACCTCCCAGAGGAGCTGGCCTCTCTGCAGAAGCTGGTGAGACATTCAGGGCTTTTTGCTAGATATTGTCTTGTCCTCACAAATCTCTAAATTTGGAAGCATTAATTCATAAGCATGGTGTTGCTGATCTGTTCTCTGAATCTTTATAAATAAGAATTAACACTCTTCTTCTTTAAtattgttatgttgtttttaccACCACCACAATGGCAGTAGTATTATTGTCTTTATTATCGCTAATGGTAACCGTGTCAAAGTGTATGTTATTAGTCATAGGTTAGTAGTATTTTCATTGCACTTTTGTTTGTTGTCTACTATATatcaatttatatttatataattagaTGTCCCATCTATTACTGCATTGTTGATAGCAGTATTGTTAATCTCTGATTCAaaacatgccttttttttttacttgatgcGTGGGTAAGAAAGGACATCACATCAGCAGTTTCTGCATTTCATCAGCGATTAAGAACACACACAGCCCTACTTTAATCTCCAATATCTTTGATAGGATTATCTAATCTAAACCTCCAAAGCTTCAGTCAGCAGGTGATCCATGCCAACATGCTTGATCTTACCAGGAGTTGATAAATAAGATTAGTCTGTTATCATGGCTAGGAGTCAAAGTGTCTGTGGTGTGTTTATCTGCCTCGATTTTATCCTGTTTGCAGTTAGGTCATTCTATTTCAAGGCATTAGTGCAAGAAGTACATTGCACAGCCATGACCATGTCGAGGTGTTAGATGGGGTTttagtttatgttttgtttgtgcAGTGCACTGTGTATCTCTAAACAAAAcctctgtgttttccttcttcAGGAgcatatttcagtgagtcacaACAGCCTGACTACTTTACATGGAGAACTGTCCAGCTTACCGAACCTACGGGTAACTCACACACGCAtaagaaaatacacataaaaaacGTGCCGATTTCTTCCGCTTGTCATAAGCACTGTTGTTTTCAATCTAATGCTTTGAATGTAGCCTGTTTCTTCTTGTACCAAAGTGTAATTATAATAGTTGTTTCACTATGTGTGCAGGCGGTGGTAGCCAGAGCCAACAACCTGAAAAACTCTGGAGTCCCCGATGATATCTTTCAGCTAGATGACCTCTCTGTGCTGGTATGTAATAATCTCACACAATCTCTCATTCTCATTTTATCACTGCCTTGAAGACTTTCTTTGTCAGTGTACCCACACCTATTTTAACAACATGTTCCTTTCCTTATATTCCGGTATTACCTTCCCTATTTTTCAATTGATTACAACACTCTACTCTATTTCACAAAAATAACTGGCTCACATGCagtattttcttaaaaaatcaacaacaatACATTTCCCTTTATTCACCTTTAGGACCTGAGTTTCAATCAGCTGACAGAGATCCCCAGGGACCTGGAGAACAGCAGGAACATGCTGGTGCTGAATCTGAGCCACAACAGCATCGACTGCATCCCCAACCAGCTGTTCATCAACCTGACAGACCTGCTGTATCTGGATCTGAGTGACAACAAGCTGGACAGCCTGCCACCGCAGATGAGACGCCTGGTTCACCTGCAGACACTCACACTGAACAACAACCCATTGATGCACGCCCAGTTGCGGTAAGAAGACatgattttgtttcttttattgttaCCGCTATCCTTCACTTCCCACCTTCACCCAAACACTCAGGAAGTTAGAGCTCATCCCTGTTAAGCCTAAAGCTAAGTGGTTAATTTACTTAGAAAACAGaaatatgcatttatttcatGCTGCTCTGACTCTCTTTATCTCTGTGTCTGAGCAGCCAGCTGCCAGCCATGGTGGCATTACAGACTCTCCACCTGAGGAACACCCAGAGGACCCAGAGCAACATGCCCACCAGCTTGGAGGGTCTGACACATttagcaggtaacacacacacaaccacacaccacacaccacacacccacacccacacacacatcactggCACATTTTCCTTCTTATGTTTACCTCTTGGCTGTGTGGTACCTTTTTCATAAATGTGTCGCTTTGTTCATATCATCATACTCTGTCTGGGAAAACATTACTGTACTTTTTACAAACATGTGTTCCCTCTGTCCTTCCTGCTTCTCTCAGATGTTGACCTGTCATGTAACGACCTGACTCGGGTGCCAGAGTGCCTCTATTCACTGGGCAGTTTGAAGAGACTCAACCTAAGCAGTAATCAGATTTCAGAACTGTCCCTCTGCATTGACCAGTGGACTCAGCTGGAGACGCTTAACCTGAGCCGCAACCAGCTCACCTCATTGCCCGTAAGCACAATCATAATTGCACAGCTGTTTCTAGAAGcccctcttctttctttttttttttttttactaccagGGTTTAGAAAGTTGCGTAGCTGGAGATGTTGCAATATTAAACCACAAATGCGTTTTAATTCTGTTTGGGTGGTGGCAGAAATGTAAGAGATGAATATCTAAAAATCTGGGcaaactatctgcatggctaAATATAGAGAAATATGTGAATTTCGGTGAATCAACCATTTAAAGAGCAAATTAGTTTACTGAGTGATTTATTAATCTGATTTTCTTTCTTGCTAGAATTCTGTATTTTTGATTAAGCAGTTATTTcgatacattttctttttttaattcgtGTATGATGTCTAACGTTTAAAGTTTGCTCGTGTGTCTCATTCCAGTCTGCAATCTGTAAGCTGTCCAAACTGAAGAAGCTGTATGTAAACTCCAACAAACTGGACTTTGATGGGGTTCCACCAGGCGTGGGCAAACTGTCCAGCCTCACTGAGTTCATGGCCGCTAACAACAACCTGGAACTCATCCCAGAGGGACTATGCAggtgaacaaacacacagattgAGGGTGCTGTGGTTGATGATGCTTCTCTGTAAGATAAGATTTATTCTCCCACAGTGTGGAAAATTTCGCTTGGGCCAACCCCCTGTACATTTAGTTATGTGGTTTTGTGTTGTTTAGGTGTGGCAAGCTGAAGAAGCTGGTGCTGAATAAAAATCGCCTGGTAACACTGCCTGAGGCCATCCACTTCTTGACTGACTTAGAGGTAAAATACTAACGCCCCTAGTAAAATACTCAGATATTACTGGACTGAAAACGGCATTTATGTTGGGTAAATGGTGCATTATGTGGTTTTGATTACTTTGTAAAAGTGTCACAAAGAGGATtcaattatttaaattattcatACTTTTGactaaaaaaaagtatgtttcaGTAaacgaaaaaaagaaataaatcgcATACAGTTGGATAAAGTAAATGTTACATGTGAcatagaatagaaaaaaaagaaataaaaaaacttgaGAACAATTTGAAATTATTACTATAAAGTGGTGTAAATTAGATaaataattcaataaataatgaataaataattagaattttttatttttaaacaaataaattataatatagtacatttcacaTTTCTGTAGGAATATTATAGAAATAATATCCAGGACCTAAAATGATTAAGCAATTAAACATAGTGCTCTGTAACATCATAATGTTTGCATCTAATACATATATTTCATTGGATATTACTTAATCTCTACAAATACGTATAGTTTAGGAACAGATGAACACAAATATTTTCCCATGAATGCGTCTTTCTGTAGATGCTGGATGTGCGGGAGAACCCCAACCTGGTGATGCCTCCTAAACCAGCCGACACCGCAGCTGAGTGGTACAACATCGACTTCTCCCTGCAGAACCAGCTCCGGCTGGCCGGGGCCTCGCCTGCTACTGTAGCCGCTGCTGGAGGAGGTACGTCCGTCTCTATCTGTATGTAGAGTTTGGACGTGAGTGTGTACAGTCGGGGTTCCAAATgaacttttttgtccaccagccaaatggctaatGGATCTTACCAGctactcaatagattaccattggTTTTTTTTGGATGGTGAGTGAATCAAATCTACCAGCTAATTTTGGACCCTGTGTACAGTATTAGTGCCTTTTGTTGTGCCATCTGTCAATAAAACATGAGCACTTTCTAGAGGCTTAAATCCCtatttgtgtgtacatgtgtccaGGAGCCAGCCCACGAGATCCCCTGGCGAGGAAGATGAGGCTCCGGAGGAGGAAGGACTGTTCTCAGGATGATCAGGCAAAGCAGGTGCTGAAGGGCATGAGTGATGTCGCACACGACAAGAACAACTTGGAGGTAAAGTAAAAGATGAGGAACGGTGGCTACGCAGTCCACGGGAAGGATAATGAACATGATAGggttcatttacattttatttaccaaGAAATCTGCTAATTTTGTAGGAGAACGGGGACTTGAAATATGCTGATTTAAAGGTCCGGCGCTGGGACAAGAGTATAGAGAAACCTCAACTGGACTACTCTGAGTTCTATACGGAGGATACAGGGCAGGTAATGTGTCTACCCTTTCTCAGCTACAATCAACCAAAGTTCCCCTAAAGATTGATTGCACACATGTCAAATTATAGTTTTCTGCTTTGTTTGTACAGATATCAGTGTACATATCTCTTCTCTTTCCCCGCCTACAGGTTCCAGGTGTAACAGTGTGGCAGATAGAGAACTTTGTTCCAATGCCAGTGGATGAAACTTTCCATGGCAAGTTCTATGAGGCTGATTGCTACATCATCCTCAAGGTAACAAATCAAATCTGCCATCATTTACAGGAGCCACATGTCCATTGATTGTACAGACTATCATTACTTAGATTATCATCAAACAAATTGGATTAATAAAACATAGATTATTCTTGGCGACAGCTGGAACATCTGTTAGCCTTCACGTACTGTATTTGCCAATCCATCTTTCTCACATGCTTCTTTTTGCAATTGTAGACCTTCCTGGATGACAACGGCGCATTGAACTGGCAGATCTTCTACTGGATCGGCCAGGAGGCCACTCTGGACAAGAAGGCCGGCTCTGCCATCCATGCCGTCAACCTCAGAAATTTCCTTGGCGCAGAGTGCAGGACAATACGCGAGGAGATGGGAGACGAGAGCGAGGAGTTCAGTGCTGTATGTAGAAATACCGTACAAATTTACACTAGGGCCATATGAAAtccatttttagttttttccagaTTCCGTTTCATTTTTCCCaaattctgtgtttttcagttttacaATTTAAGCACATTTTGTCATCAGAAGGAGTGCCTAAAATTTGTGTAAGATTAATTAAATTTCAACATAATAAGACAATATTCAAAATGTATTGAATAGCAATGGATTTGaataccttcttttttttcttttttaaagaggtGCTTTAATATagttgtaaaacaaaaaaattccaTCCTTTTTGTAAATAAAGTGCTTCACATTATATATGAAATGTACATGTAGGGTGTGACGGTTAATCTTAGTTGTATTTATCCCGCCCCTTTGGTGATTCCTTCCTCGAGGAAACCATTGGGCCCTAAATAGCTAACAATGAAGAAACACTTGATAATTTATCAAGCTAACCTTAACATAAGATAAACTCACTGCACTTCACAGTAAAACATCacatacaactttttttaaatgttctttaaTTGAATGCGGTACATAATCTCTATAATGTATAAACCTCCAACCACTACATGCTGTTTTATATGACAGTTTTTGTCATGTGTGCAGGTGTTTAACAATGAGATCTCCTACATTGAGGGAGGAACATCCAGCGGATTCTACACTGTGGAGGACACAAACTATCCTGTCAGGTAAGCTGGAAGGAACGTTTACATAGTTTCCATTAGTCTTCTTTCTTCCTTCTAAGTCAAGTcaaattttttatgttttttctcTTTGGCTTTGATTATTGTAATCTTGTCAGAAACATGTTGTTTTGAAAAGCTACTTAAAATCAAGTTTATGTAGAGTATGACTTAGTTTTGCTTGTCAGTTTATAGCTTGCACATTCAGCTGTAGTTAGAAGCACATTCTGTGACTGCTGAGTCTTTTTGGCATGGAAACTCAGGTTTTATCCATTTTGTGTTGTCAGGTTGTACAGAATTTATGGCAAGAAAAACATCAGACTGGAGTCTGTACCAGTGAAGGCCTCGTCCCTAGACCCTCGGTAGTGTGACATGATGAACACTCACATATTTTGCCACATTCTTCAACACAAATACTCCCTTGCTAATGTGTTCCACCACTCCTCTCTTTTTGGCATAATCACTGCATTTACTGTAGACCTGGAGTTGATTTGTTGCccatttctttctgctgctaTTTGATATGCACACTTTGTCTCATTTAGTGTGGAACTAATatcctgtctttttcttttcggCAGGTATGTCTTCTTGTTGGACACAGGGCCGGAGATCTTTATCTGGAGAGGAGCCAACGCTACTCTCAGCGGAACAACAAAAGCCAGGTACGACACAAATCAATAAGTAATACACACTTATGTGCCACTTGGAAGACAAGTCTCAAGTTGGTTTCCATGTTTGGGACACAATtatacataattttttttaaaatgtagtgattcaaagtgtttgtgtgcattgttttcatttttcaggTTGTTTGCTGAAAAGATCAATAAAAATGAGCGTAAGGGGAAGGCAGAGATCGCAACCCTAATGCAGAGCCAGGAGCCTCCGGGGTTCTGGGAGGTACTGGGAGGACAACCGGAGGAGATCAAGAAACACGTACCAGATGACTTCTCTCCTGTCAGACCTAAATTATACAAGGTAAGTCTTTTTAATAGCCTTTATACAGTATAGTCTCCGTAACTAACTTCAACGTGTGAATGTTAACGTGCTCTACAGTAGAAGTGTAAACGCAGTGTTAAAGTAGTGCAGGTGTAATGCAAATTAGTCAGTGTTGTAGGCGGTCTGTAAGATTTACTGTTGAGCCTTCTGCTCTATTTCAAGCTTGAACTCATGTGCAACTGTAACTGCGTTTCTATGCTCCGCGCCGGCCATAGCCGTGGCCGGTGGCATTCTTTTTTTCACGTTGTCCTTCTGTCCATCCTCTTCTCGCAAGCGCAATATCTCAGGAACGCCTTGCGGGAACtttcttcaaatttggcacAAATGTCCGCTTGTACTCAGAATGAACTAATCATCCTGATCTGGTCAAAGGTCAAGGTTTACTGTGACTTCCCAAAACACGATTTTGGCCATTACTCAAAAATAGTAGCAGGAGTCACGTATAGAGGACAGTTAAAAGGCAAGATGATGGCGGAGGGTTTGATGTCAAAGCAAAAGCTCCTACAGAGTGGGAATCTCAATTCACTgaggttttttttcctcattgtcCTGTAGGTGGGCTTGGGTCTGGGCTACCTGGAGCTGCCACAGATTAACTACAAGCTATCAGTCGAACACAAAGACCACAAGGTCAAACTGGACACGTTGCCCGAGATGAGACTGGTATGTTTGTCTACTGCGTATTCTCTAGAAGGTATGATTTTATTTCCTACTTCCTCCTCTGTAATTTCCATCCCTCTTCTCAGGTGCAGTCTCTGCTGGACACAAAGTGCGTGTACATCCTTGACTGCTGGTCTGACGTGTTCATCTGGATCGGGAGGAAGTCCCCACGCCTTGTCCGAGCTGCTGCCTTAAAATTGGGTCAGGAGATCTGCTCCATGCTGCACCGGCCCAAACATGCCTGCGTCACCCGCAACCTGGAGGGCACTGAGTGCCAGGTAATACCGCACCACTTCAAATAAGTTTCTGAACAGTTTAGCACAGTATAATTTAATCTTagttcctcttcttcctcttcctcaggtGTTTAAGTCCAAGTTTAAGAACTGGGATGATGTGTTGAAGGTGGACTACACCAGAGCAGCTGAGACTGTACAACAGAAGGACAACCTGCAGGGCaaggtgtgtttgtgcgtgctaGCGTGCGTGATCTAAATGTTGATACTTTAATAGCAGGCTACCAGTCAAATGCTACTAATAACCTGAAATGGGTCTAGTGGCTCATAAAATACTCATTTAAAATATCCACGGACCAAAACCAGAAATATGTTAGATGTGTGCATGTCTTCAGATTTAGCTGCTTGTGTCTGGTTAGCACAGTAAGTGTTTATCTGCGTTTTCTCTCTCAGGTGAAGAAGGATGCAGAGCAGAAAGACAAGATGAAAGCTGACCTCACAGCCCTCTTCCTGCCCAGGCAGCCAGCCATGCCCCTAACTGAGGTAGCGACACACACACGGTTATTTGCCATTATACTCACTATTTCGATGGGCAAATTACACAAACACGAAAGATGTTCTTTTAGCCTCCACTTCTTACATATTTATCTTTTCATCTGCCCATTGCACACCGTGCTTAAACTACTTAAACtgctattttgtatatatttgtttgtatatttattgtttattcttattaatgtttaatatgtttttgtttgtttgtgtatgtatgcaccgATCACCAAGGCAATCTCCACATAGGGTAACTAATGTGGCAACAAATTTCTGTCTGATTCCGATTTCTCTCTAGGCTGAACAATTGATGGATGAGTGGAATGAGGACCTGGATGGCATGGAAGGATTTGTGTTGGAAGGAAAGAAGTTTGCTCGTCTGCCTGAGGAGGAGTTTGGGCACTTCCACACCCAGGACTGCTATGTCTTCCTCTGCAGGTAGGGATGTGCCTGACAATTACAGTTTATGGAGTGTACAGggtaggggtgcatgatatatcaactcaatatcgttatcgcaatatcacgttgcgcactattatattatatcgataagtatgcaatatttagtttattttgtggagtgctgcgtcccgtccgttgtaatgtaattaatcgcgattaatcacttttttaaattgagactgaagcttataataatggatatttaaatgctaaatcacttaactttgcaaatatgaagaaaaaaccaaacaaggaaaggttctgctgaggtcagaatgtttaatatctttcagaacaacagcagcaacaatttggcttatttagtcctgctgaaggctgctgaaacggctagaaactgtctgacttgagagcagatttttgt
Encoded here:
- the flii gene encoding protein flightless-1 homolog, with product MASTGVLPFIRGVDLSGNDFKGGYFPEHVKCMSSLRWLKLNRTGLCYLPEELASLQKLEHISVSHNSLTTLHGELSSLPNLRAVVARANNLKNSGVPDDIFQLDDLSVLDLSFNQLTEIPRDLENSRNMLVLNLSHNSIDCIPNQLFINLTDLLYLDLSDNKLDSLPPQMRRLVHLQTLTLNNNPLMHAQLRQLPAMVALQTLHLRNTQRTQSNMPTSLEGLTHLADVDLSCNDLTRVPECLYSLGSLKRLNLSSNQISELSLCIDQWTQLETLNLSRNQLTSLPSAICKLSKLKKLYVNSNKLDFDGVPPGVGKLSSLTEFMAANNNLELIPEGLCRCGKLKKLVLNKNRLVTLPEAIHFLTDLEMLDVRENPNLVMPPKPADTAAEWYNIDFSLQNQLRLAGASPATVAAAGGGASPRDPLARKMRLRRRKDCSQDDQAKQVLKGMSDVAHDKNNLEENGDLKYADLKVRRWDKSIEKPQLDYSEFYTEDTGQVPGVTVWQIENFVPMPVDETFHGKFYEADCYIILKTFLDDNGALNWQIFYWIGQEATLDKKAGSAIHAVNLRNFLGAECRTIREEMGDESEEFSAVFNNEISYIEGGTSSGFYTVEDTNYPVRLYRIYGKKNIRLESVPVKASSLDPRYVFLLDTGPEIFIWRGANATLSGTTKARLFAEKINKNERKGKAEIATLMQSQEPPGFWEVLGGQPEEIKKHVPDDFSPVRPKLYKVGLGLGYLELPQINYKLSVEHKDHKVKLDTLPEMRLVQSLLDTKCVYILDCWSDVFIWIGRKSPRLVRAAALKLGQEICSMLHRPKHACVTRNLEGTECQVFKSKFKNWDDVLKVDYTRAAETVQQKDNLQGKVKKDAEQKDKMKADLTALFLPRQPAMPLTEAEQLMDEWNEDLDGMEGFVLEGKKFARLPEEEFGHFHTQDCYVFLCRYWVPVEYEEEEKEKKEGGSGEGGEKSAAAEEEEDKQPEEDFQCVVYFWQGRQASNMGWLTFTFSLQKKFESLFPGKLKVVRMTQQQENLKFLSHFKRKFIIHKGKRKQKTDSAQPSLYHIRTNGSALCTRTIQIGTDSSNLNSEFCFILKVPFESTDNQGIVYTWVGRAADPDEAKLAEDIMNNMFDDTYSKQVINEGEEPENFFWVGIGSQKEYDEDADYMKHARLFRCSNEKGYFSVSEKCSDFCQDDLADDDIMLLDNGKEVYMWVGNQTSQVEIKLSLKACQVYIQHMRSKDTAQPRKLRLVRKGNEPHCFSRCFHAWGAFKTTLA